One segment of Panthera leo isolate Ple1 chromosome A3, P.leo_Ple1_pat1.1, whole genome shotgun sequence DNA contains the following:
- the LOC122216203 gene encoding trifunctional enzyme subunit beta, mitochondrial-like: MTSILTYTLKNLPSTSKWALRFSLRPLSCSSQLRAAPAAQTKSKKTLAKPNIRNIVVVEGVRIPFLQSGTSYKELMPHDLARAALLGLLHRTNVPKDVVDYIIFGTVIQEVKTSNVAREAALGAGFSDKTPAHTVTMACISANQAMTTGVGLIASGQCDVVVAGGVELMSDVPIRHSRKMRKMLLDLNKAKTLGQRLSVVSKFRLNFLSPELPAVAEFSTSETMGHSADRLAAAFAVSRLDQDEYALRSHSLAKKAQDEGLLSDVVPFKVPGKDTVTKDNGIRPSSLEQMAKLKPAFIKPYGTVTAANSSFLTDGASAMLIMAEEKALAMGYKPKAYLRDFVYVSQDPKDQLLLGPTYATPKVLERAGLTMTDIDAFEFHEAFSGQILANFKAMDSDWFAQNYMGRKTKVGSPPLEKLNNWGGSLSLGHPIGATGCRLVMAAANRLRKEGGQYGLVAACAAGGQGHAMIVEAYPK, translated from the coding sequence ATGACTTCCATCTTGACTTACACGCTTAAAAATCTTCCCAGTACATCAAAATGGGCCCTCAGATTTTCTTTAAGACCTCTAAGCTGTTCCTCCCAGCTACGAGCTGCCCCAGCCGCCCAGACCAAGTCAAAGAAAACCTTAGCCAAACCCAATATAAGGAATATTGTGGTGGTGGAGGGTGTTCGCATTCCATTTTTGCAGTCGGGCACTTCATATAAGGAACTGATGCCACATGATTTGGCTAGAGCAGCACTTTTGGGTTTGCTGCATCGGACCAATGTCCCGAAGGATGTTGTTGATTATATCATCTTTGGCACAGTTATACAGGAAGTGAAGACTAGCAATGTGGCTAGAGAGGCTGCCCTGGGAGCTGGCTTCTCTGACAAgactcctgctcacactgtcacCATGGCTTGCATCTCTGCCAACCAAGCCATGACCACAGGTGTTGGCTTGATTGCCTCTGGGCAGTGCGATGTGGTCGTGGCAGGTGGTGTAGAGTTAATGTCTGATGTCCCTATTCGTCATtcaaggaaaatgaggaagatgTTGCTTGATCTCAATAAGGCCAAGACTCTGGGTCAGCGACTGTCTGTAGTCTCTAAATTCAGATTGAATTTCCTGTCACCCGAGCTCCCTGCGGTGGCCGAGTTCTCCACCAGTGAGACCATGGGCCACTCTGCAGACCGACTGGCTGCTGCCTTTGCTGTTTCTCGACTGGACCAGGATGAGTACGCGCTGCGCTCTCACAGCCTGGCCAAGAAGGCCCAGGATGAAGGACTCCTGTCTGATGTTGTGCCCTTCAAAGTACCAGGAAAAGATACAGTTACCAAAGATAATGGCATTCGTCCTTCGTCTCTGGAGCAGATGGCCAAACTAAAACCTGCATTCATCAAGCCCTATGGCACAGTGACGGCTGCAAATTCTTCTTTCCTGACTGATGGTGCATCTGCAATGCTGATAATGGCAGAGGAGAAAGCTCTGGCCATGGGTTATAAGCCAAAGGCATATTTGAGGGATTTTGTGTATGTGTCTCAGGATCCAAAAGATCAACTTTTACTTGGACCAACTTACGCTACTCCAAAAGTTCTGGAAAGGGCAGGATTAACAATGACTGATATCGATGCTTTTGAATTTCATGAAGCATTCTCAGGTCAGATTTTGGCTAATTTTAAAGCCATGGATTCTGATTGGTTTGCACAAAATTACATGGGTAGAAAAACCAAGGTTGGGTCACCTCCTTTGGAGAAGCTTAACAACTGGGGTGGATCGCTGTCCCTGGGACACCCAATTGGAGCTACTGGCTGCCGGTTGGTCATGGCAGCTGCCAACAGATTACGGAAGGAGGGAGGCCAGTATGGCTTGGTGGCTGCCTGTGCCGCTGGAGGGCAGGGCCATGCGATGATAGTGGAAGCTTatccaaaataa